A region of the Callithrix jacchus isolate 240 chromosome 5, calJac240_pri, whole genome shotgun sequence genome:
tctctgtgtgtgtgtgtctctgtttctctctctctgtgtgtgtgtgtctctgtttctctctctctctgtgtgtatgtgtgtgtctctgtttctctctctgtgtgtgtgtgtgtgtgtgtctctatttctctgtgtgtgtctgtttctctgtgtgtgtatgtgtgtctctctctgtgtgtgtgtctctgtttctctgtgtgtgtgtgtgtgtctttgtttctctctgtgtgtgcgtgtctgtttctctgtgtgtgtctctgtttctctgtgtgtgtgtgtgtctctgtttctctgtgtgtgtgtgtctttgtttctctctctctctgtgtgtgtgtctctgtgtctctctctctgtgtgtgtgtgtctctgtttctctctctctctgtgtgtgtgtctctgtttctctctctctctgtgtgtgtgtgtctttgtttctctctctgtgtgtgtgtgtgtctctgtgtctctgtgtgtgtgtgtgtgtctctgtttctctctgtgtgtgtgtgtgtgtctctgtgtctctgtgtgtgtgtgtgtgtgtctgtttctctctctctctgtgtgtgtgtgtgtgtgtgtgtgtgtgtgtgtgtgtctctatttctcttcctctcctttgacTTGGGCTTCAAGGCTTGTTCCAATGTCTCCTGACTCCAAAAAAACCCTCCAAACTTTCCCTCCCATCCCCGAGCAGAGCACTCGCCCATGTGGCACCCAAGGACCCTGACAGTCCTCAGGACCCAAGGACCCTGATGGTCTCTGAGGAGAGACCTGAGGACCTTGATGATCTCTGGCTTGTACTGTGGCTTGCTGTTCATAGATGTATATCCTGTCTCTTCAGTGGAATTCTCAGTGTCTCGAGGAGTGCAGCTGCCTTTGACACTTCTGTGAGCCCTGAGACACAGAACAAGACATGCTCCTTGAGATCCAGAGCTGGAGGGAGCCCTGGCTGTCCCCACTGTCactgcctcccacctcagccactgaGCTCAGACTGGAGCTGAAGGCATTGTGAGGCAGTTTGGTCTCTTTCCAGTCCCAACCCACCCTGGCTGGCAAATTAGGCTTCTCAGAGTGAGAGCCCAGGCTCTAACGACTTCTCAAAGGAAGCCAGGAGCCCTGGacagggaggaggcagcagctgcAGGGCCCCTGAGAAGCTCCCATAGCCACCTTAACACAGGGCCTGTCCTTTGCACGGCAGCCCAGCTCAATTTGTATGCAGCTTTCCCCTTAATTAGTAGGAGCTTTTCAGAGAAGCAATAAAACAACATAGCAACTTGGACAGGGCACAGAAGGCAAGAGCCATTTCAGTAATGGAGTCAGTGGAATTGCTCAAGAGAGACAGCGATCACGCTCTGCTTTTAAGAAAGCTGAGGGCAATGCTATCCTGTCGTCTGCCTGGTTATTAAGGATAACTAATGGCTGCCCCCGCCCTCAGCAACAGAAGGAAATTCCATGAATCCGGAGTCCTGGGCAGTGGTTCCCAGGGAACCAAAGTGCTGAGCTCGGCAGTCTGGGGGATGATGCATGGGCCTGGGGCTCGTTTGCTTACCCCAAAGGCCTAGTCAGTACCCAAAGAGGATGAGGGTGAAGTTGGGCACATCCAGCAGGAATGGGAGGGCTCAGCCTCTGGCTGGCCTGCAGGTGTGTGAGATTGTGGAATAATTGACAGATGGGGTGGTAGACCTGGAAGGTCGTAAA
Encoded here:
- the LOC144582507 gene encoding uncharacterized protein LOC144582507 — protein: MLKKQLEKARKQVVKRAHRSVKGSCTPRDTENSTEETGYTSMNSKPQYKPEIIKVLRSLLRDHQGPWVLRTVRVLGCHMGECSARGWEGKFGGFFWSQETLEQALKPKSKERKRNRDTHTHTHTHTHTQRERETDTHTHTQRHRDTHTHTERNRDTHTHTETQRHTHTQREKQRHTHTERERNRDTHTERERNRDTHTQRERHRDTHTERERNKDTHTQRNRDTHTHRETETHTEKQTRTHREKQRHTHTHRETETHTQRETHIHTQRNRHTQRNRDTHTHTHRERNRDTHIHTERERNRDTHTQRERNRDTHTQRERETETHTYTQREKETETHTQRERETETHTHRERETETHTQRNRDRVRERNRDTHTQREREKQRHTEREREK